Within Desulfobacter sp., the genomic segment CTTACTTTTGGTTTCGTTTGGAAATATGAGGAAATTTTTGACCTTGACGGGCACAAGATAGGGCACAGTAAACCCGGAGGATATTTAGTCCTCCGGGTCTGCTTTTTATGGGAAAAGGGTCATTTTCAGGCACAATCTGGGCACACCCTCAACATCCGGTTTTTTATCCAACCCTCGTTCCATTCGGTACGGGTTTCTCGGGCACAGACAGCGCGGGTAAAATTCCATCTGCATAACCAATGTCGAATAGCATTCCTTCAGAAAGTTCTCCCATCATTTTTCTGGGCTCCAGGTTCACCACGAATAATGCCTGGATGCCTTCTATTTCTTTTGGTTTTTCCCGCTCCTGTTTGATCCCGGCCAGTATGTTCCTTTTGTGATCTCCGAAATCCACAATCAGCCGGACAAGCTTATCGGATTTTTCTACATCCTCGACACGTTCAATTGTTCCTACCCGGATATCAATCTTGTCAAATTCTTTGGAGGTGATGGTTTCTTTAATCGGAGCTATTTTCATTTCTGTTCCTCAAAAAATGATCCACTGCCTCAATCAATATCCCGGCGACCGTAGTGTCGCTTTCCTGTGCATAACGTTCAATCCTTTCCGCGAGCTGACAAGGGACTTGGACAGTAAGGCTCTGGGTTGGGTCTGAGCACTCATTTGGTACGGTTTTATCGCTCATCTCGTTCCTTTCATCAAGATCTTAGCCTATAATTTTGCCACGGCTGCAGCAGGAAAGCAAAAATAAAAAGTGCGTGTGACAAGGTGCCTGTGATCCGTTACAGGGTCTGTAATGGTTGTAATCGGATCTTGTCACGATTCTGTGAATCGGAAGATCCAATATATTAATTATTCTATTATATCAATAGTTTTGACTTAACAATCGAGCCGGGAGGACAAATAACGAAGTGCCAATGTGGGGAAAGTTTTTTGGGTCCTTTTTTAATGGTGGTAAAAGTCTTAAATTCTGTTTGTATCCTTGAGAAAGTAGAGTATAGCCTGGAGTTCTGACATGGATAATAATCTTTGACTCTCAGATTTGAGCTTTTGGGCGCTAAAAAAAAGTCATGGCTATTAATAATAGTCTGGACCACGAGTTCCGGATTCAGGTTATTTTAAATTTTGACATAGCTTTCTGTTAAAAAATTGGGACGAAATATATACGACCTAAATTCCAGTCTGATGGGTGTGGAGGATTTTCATTGAACCTCTTTCTTCAGTGCGTCGTCCAGCTCTTCCAGTGCGGTGACTATTAGATTGACGATTGTCTGTTCAAATTCTGGCAAATCGGTTTCATCGTGGGTGCCTTTATTTAAATATGTCCACGGTGGTTGTTTTGCATCAGTGCCGAGTACAGTAGACAGTGAGCTAATTACTTTATCCTTGTTGGGAATATCTGCTTTTGATTTTCTGAACTTCGCTTTCAGGTTATCAGCAAGGTACCTTAGGTCCCATGGTTGATTTGGAGATCTTCTTGCAACGCTAATCGGTTTATCTAATTTGTCACAATATTTCCCATAGTGATACCAGGCAACTTGAGTTAAATTTTCTAAAGCTCGACGTGCCGACATGAGTGAATCGCGATATTCACTGCTATCATAGAGTTTCCGGGCGGCCAGGACATAATTCTTTGGGCGACTAAGAGAATTTACTCGGATATGGCTATCCTGTTTGGCCAAAAATAGGTAGGAGTGAGCTTTCATTGCAGATTCTTTCCCGATAATTTGATGAGTACGATTAAAGAACTCTTCGCCGTGTATCGCAATTATTAGCTGCTTCCCCGTGAAGTAATCATCTACAAACAACGTTTCACGGATGGCCTGCCTATGTTCATCGTCAATGGCATTGACTGGATCATCAAAGATCAGGAGAGGGCTGTTTTCCTTAAGATTCTTTGCAGTAAGTATGGCGAGACCAATGCAACGGATGTGTCCTTCGCTTAGAATGTGTAATGCGTCGAAATACTTTTCAGAATCCCTTTTGAACGAAATTTCAAGACGCTGGTTTTTACTCAACGGCAGGCGAATATTTGCCAGCTTCTCGTGCTCTGTGTCATTCCGGTTAAAAGCGTTGTATAGTTCAACAACCTGTTCGCCCAGATCTGATACTAATTGAGCAGGCAGTCCGTTTTTGTAAGCATCCAGCTCTTGTACAAAAGCCGCAT encodes:
- a CDS encoding tRNA-binding protein, translating into MKIAPIKETITSKEFDKIDIRVGTIERVEDVEKSDKLVRLIVDFGDHKRNILAGIKQEREKPKEIEGIQALFVVNLEPRKMMGELSEGMLFDIGYADGILPALSVPEKPVPNGTRVG